TCTCCTCCATATATTGACATAATGTTGAAGTTGTAGAATTGGCTTATTTCTTTGAATGTATTTTCTACCTGCTTGGATAATTCTCTCGTGGGTTCTAGTACCAAGATGGACGGGTTCTTGTTGTCATATGGTTGATTTGTGCCTCCAAAAAGGTTAGCACTATCTAAGTGCGGTGTGGAGGAAGTTACCCCTTCTCCGCTCCTCCCCATTTTAACTTTGTACAACTTCTCCACCAAGGGCAGAGCGAAGGCTAGGGTTTTCCCTGAACCCGTTTCGGAGCGCCCTATTATATCTCTCCCCTCGTAAATGGGCCTGAAACTCTGTGCCTGAATTTTCGTCATCTGATTTATGCCCTTGCTGGCCAGGAACTTGGCGATGTTTGGGTTTATTTCGGGCACGTCTGCGAACTGGTCGCTTACGTGAGGTGAGTAATTATCCCCTCCGCTGTGTAAGCGGTTATCCTCTCCGATCCGAGCGTGGCTATCTTCACCAATACTTTGCCTCCCCTCCACGCTTGGCGCAGCTTCGCTCGGGGGACCTGCAACCCCGTGGGCCGCTAAGCTCCCCTCCCCATGGTTCGCCCTTCTCAAAACAAACCTCTTCTTCGTAACACTACCCCGCGTTCCACTCGGGGAGATAAAAAAGTTCTTCCTGACAGAGTGCGCTGTCCCGGCGCTGTTTGTCTTATGTAGGCGGACATTTACACATAAAAGGAGCAAACACAGGGTCACATGAATTTTTAGTGTTCTACCAACATGGTTTAGTATAGTGCGGGGTGAAGATCTCATGCTTTGATGGCCTGTTTGGGGGGTGCCTTATTTTTACGGGGGGAGGTGGGAGTCCGCGTGGTGATCAGAACGGACAAACTAAACAGGGTAATATAAACCAAGGAGGCGAACGGAAAAAGTGGTGCCCCAAACGCTCCgcatgttttttcttctacctTGACATAAGAAAACGGATGTAGCTACTCCCCAAACGCTGTTTCAGCATAAGTTAGAGATAGAGAATGGGACATATTCCAATTGGGGTTATGTCGCATTGCATGGGCGCTTGTACATAGGTGAGGCCGCTTCGTTGCGATGGGTCGTTAAACTAATCAGCTTAAAAGAGGGCGCATTATAAAGGGAGATggatggagaaaaaaggaaaaaaaaaaaaaaaaggcgcaaaaatGGGTAAGTTCTCAGCTGCTTCTGGtgttttctcaaaatggaagaagcatGGGCAGTAATTTGTGCAATTATGTGCCGCGCGTATGCATAAGTATATACGCATACATATTGTACGCATGCCCTCCAACGTACGCGCAGCCGTGACGCAATTCAAACGcgtgaagcgaaaaaaaaaaggaaggcgaGGTGTAGAAGCCTCCGTGTACCTGCCCTTCGGCTGAAGCAAACTTTTGAGTGTTGAGCAACAGAGACTATGCGACGTTTTTCGGTTCACTTTTGCGAGATGGAGAATCTACCCATTTTAGAATAagccttttttgaaaaaaaaatctgtcaCATTCACTAAGTCACAATGAGGTGGCTTTCACGTACTCCCCTTGAGTGTGCGCTTATGTTTATAGGGCCTGTTTGGGGTCCTcaacatttttctctttagaTATTTGGGCAACgtgtttttttatctcccccGGAGTCTGTTCCCAAAGCGTAATTGGTTAAAACATTTTGCGCACCTCATGTGGGTGTTCTGTGAAGCGGCACCTCTACCATGTGATACGAACGCTGCGTGGTCCCTATTTGAGGGAAGAAAATCTGTCAAAGTTGTTGACGTGAGGGTCATGCGGTTCCAACTTCGTCTCGTCAGATGATGCGGAGAAGAGGCCCTACTTGGA
The sequence above is drawn from the Plasmodium cynomolgi strain B DNA, chromosome 10, whole genome shotgun sequence genome and encodes:
- a CDS encoding ATP-dependent helicase (putative), giving the protein MRSSPRTILNHVGRTLKIHVTLCLLLLCVNVRLHKTNSAGTAHSVRKNFFISPSGTRGSVTKKRFVLRRANHGEGSLAAHGVAGPPSEAAPSVEGRQSIGEDSHARIGEDNRLHSGGDNYSPHVSDQFADVPEINPNIAKFLASKGINQMTKIQAQSFRPIYEGRDIIGRSETGSGKTLAFALPLVEKLYKVKMGRSGEG